Sequence from the Panicum virgatum strain AP13 chromosome 5N, P.virgatum_v5, whole genome shotgun sequence genome:
GCAGACATGCACAAATTGACAAAGATTCGAGGGCACTTTAATCCCATTATTCCACCGAAATGAAAGACCAACGAATCACAAATTCACATGTTCATCTACAAGCACAAGCTTTCTCACTAGTAGATTCTTCCGGCAAGCGTCGATCTGATTGGTAAAACATGGGCGGCGCATCAGGCGCACCATGAACACCACCTTGGTGACCCCAGAGGTGGCGCGGAGCGCGAGGCTCTGCCAGGCCGAGACCCACGCGATCCAGGCCGGCGACCAGGGATGAAACGACCGGGCCGTGGCATAGGCGTCCACCAACGCCTGACAACTCGCGGCAGCGAAGCGCAGCCTCTGCAGCGCGCCGTCGGCGTTCTGGATGGCGGTGGCGTGGTGCCCCTCCCAGGTCTGCCACAGCGGGTCGCcctggaggaggccgaggtgcGCGCCGTAGAGGGCGAAGAAGTGGCCGGCCATGGCGTGCCGCCCCCTGAAGAGATCGAAGTGGAAGCGGGCGCGCTCGATGAGGTCGAAGGTGCTGTGTCCGTGGGGCGGTGGGCTGCGGATcgcatcgagctcggcgtccgtGGCGCCCATCAGGGTCCTGCGCGAGATGTCGACGATCGTGGCGAGCTTCAGGTAAGCGGCGTCGACGAGCGAGAAGAACTCGGAGATGTTCGTGCCGTCGGCGATGGCCAGGAGGGTTCTCTGCACCCTATCCGCCAGCTTCGTCCACTCGCCCatggccgccccccccccccccccccccctcctctctccccttgGCTTTGGCTGGCTTGGGTTGGGCGAGCGTTCGTGGCTTTGTGGCGGTGTGTATTAGGGATGTCAATTGCACCCGCAGATGCGGGTATTCGCGGATTTTAGACCCGACGGATGTGGGTGCGGATTCACCCACGGGTTCGATATTCCATCCGTGGGTGGATCCGCACCCGTCCGCAAACAAAGAAACTCCATCCCAGTGTGCTTAGATAAGGCTTAACCTAATTATCCTAACGATAAAATGAGCACAAAATCTTATGGATTTGTTATTAGTTTGTCTTTATTACTTTAAATTTATGAATTTGTCGTTTGTTTGCCCTTATTATTTATAAAAATGTGATGTTTGACTATTTAAATTGACAGATttgtatatttttattatatctGTTGTCACACCCGCGGACACCCGAAACCCGCCCGAAacccgcgggtgcgggtgcggatgCAAAAATTGACGGATTTTTTCCCAACCCTGCGGATTTGTCTACGGGCGGATTTTCgtcaaacccgcacccgcatccGCTGGTGCCATCCGGGGGCGGGGACGAAATTTATAGGCGGAGACTTTTACCGCGCCTCGTCCGAAAACCTGAAAGGAATTCACCGTCTACCTCAACTCACTGACAAAATGACCCCACCATTTCTACCCCGGGTCATTTCCGCTTCACCTCCGGCGCGAGGTGAATTGTTCGTTACGGCCGTGGGGTCCACCCGCCGCCGTGGTGGCTACTTCAGAGCACGCCGCTGCCATGCGCCGCCTTCCAGAAACCAAACAGCCAGCCAGCCACCGACaccggggagagagagggatggCGGTGGACCGCGATGGAGCGGTGGACTTGCCAGGCTGGCCATTGCCGGCGTGAggcggtgcgggctgcggctaTTTAAACCTCTCCCCAGGGCTTTCCGAATCGAGCACCGACACCGAGGGAGGAAGAGACGGCGAGCAGAGAGATCAGagatggaggtggaggtggagttcACTTGGAAGGGCCTGTTCCAGCGGCGGCTGGTCCTGGCGGCCAGGCACTGCGACAGGGTCCACGGGCTGCTCTTCGGGGCGATCGAGGTCGTGGACGCCGACTTGCGGACCTGGCGCCGCCACGAGGGGCCCTGCGCGGAGGAGGCGCAGGGCGCGCTCGAGGGCGcctcggcggagctcggcctcgCCCTCGCCAGCATGGGCGCGGCCCGCCACCTCGCGCTCCGGGGCGGTGCGCCCTGCCCGAGCGCGCCGCTCGACTCCGTGGACGACCTCGCAGGGGACCCCGGCGTGTGGTGCGCGCTGGAGAGGCTCGAGAAGGCCGCCGGGATCGCCACCCGCGTGCACGACGGGCTGGAGGGCGCCCGCGGGCACCTTCGCGCGGCCGCGCTCCTGGCGGCCCTGgacggggtcggcggcggcggtgggggcggcgacAGCACCGCACCGTGGGAGCAGAGCCCCTGCTTCGCCGAGCAGCTCAACGGCGCCATGGAGCTCGGCGAAGCGATGCTGAAGGCGGGGGAGCTCGTCGCGGAGACCGCGGTGGCGCGCGAGGCGGCGTTCGGCTTCATCGGCGGCGCCAAGTGAATTATCCGGCCTACCGGATTCGCAACATtgatcattagattcgtcacctGGACGCCTGCTTGCGTTTGTTCTACTCTCTCGTGTCGCGGAGAAATCGAAGGTGATCGTTTCGGTGTGATCTCAGCGAGTCAGTGGCTCGGGCGCCCCGGCATGATGTCATTCCGAAAGCTTCTGATCTTACGTTTCAAAGTTCAAACTTATGTTGTACTCCATTGATGGCTTGTTCCTTGCTTATGTGGATGCATTGTTGGCCTGCTTAGAGTTCAGTTCAACAGTGTCAATTGAGATGCGTAATGACTAGTAACAATTTTCTGTTaatctttttttgaaaaaaacaaTTTTCTGTTAATCTAGGTGGATATTATCTGCCTACTGCCATGGTGGCTGGGTATGCACAAAGAGCACCACTGATTGCAGTTACGGACAATCTCCAGTTTATTTACTGATGCAGTTTTGCATGCACTGATCAAGGCACAGGCATTTTCCTTTATGTTAAGCTAACATGACAGTAAGCAGTAGGACTTCAAGCAGTCTATCTGCATTTATTAACTGCATCTTTTTCAGAACAGAGAATTCGTGCAACTCGGCAATAACATTTCAGTTGAGTAGCAAGCGATGCTCTTAGCACGAAAAGTTGTATCGCACTTTGATGCCCTGGACTTGCCAAAAGGATCCGCAATTGCTATGGACATGCCTATGACTATGAACGTGAATTCTGTTGGGATCCGCAACTGCTATCGACATTTCTACGAAATCATGCTGTGCTGATTGCCGAACTGCTTACAAGTTCAGTCACTGGATGCAATCGCAGCGGCAACTGAACTGATCAAGCTCATTCGTTTTTTCGCAGCTACTGAACAATAACATGCAACGAATTCTACTACAACTGAGTCTCTGACGCATTCATTCACACGCATGTAACGAATCAATCAACAGGTACTCGGTTGATTTCAGAAGAGTTTCACGAAACAACCATGCATCAAGTAACAACAGGGAGTTCAAAAAGATCCATATGGAAATTGGAGTTGTTCAGAACACCCATCAAGCGATCAAGCACCGCGTGCGCGCACAATTCACAGCGCAAAATACGTCTCCGTTGACGCTGCGAGAGCCGCGCgcgcggtcgccggcggcacCAATCGGTGCGCGCGTCAACCTCCCTCGCCTCCCAGTCCCAGAGCACCCAGCGCGGCCTCAACCGCGCGCACGACGGCGACGCGCTCAGCCTCGATGCAGCCGTCCGCTCCAGGACCGTCCGGATGGCCCAGCAGCAGCTTGGCGGCGCCCAGGTGACCGCGGCACCTGTCGATGGCGCGTAGCGCTTCCTCGACGCGCGCTCGGGCTCCGGGGACCTCGTTCATGGAGGCCGACAGCGCCGCCTCGCTAGCCGGTGGATGGCGCGTGGCGGGTCCTCTGCGGCGATCGAGGAGCTCGGCCGCCTCCATGCTGGACGCGCACCTGGCCAGCTCGCTGGACGCGTCCTCGAGCTTGCCCTCCGCGAGCGTGATCAGTCTGACCCCGCCGTGCTTGGCGTCGCTCGTGCACCACGCCGATGGCGACTCCAGGTGCGGCAGCGCGGAGGCCAGCAGAGAGCAGGCACTGTCGCTGAGGTCGCCTGCCTCCTCTAGTAGCTTCAGGATCTACTCCCTCCATGGGTAGCCCTGCTTTTCCATCGctctcctcctctccccccGTTCCCCTTCCCCCGCTAGGTGTTCGACGGTTTGTTTCCGATGCATCCCATTGGCGGAGTGCTTTGAAATAGCCACCCTGGTGAGGGCACGACGCACGAGGGCCAATGTCGGTTACGGCGGGACagaatgacatgtgggcccggaAAATGCTAACCTTTCCCCGCTGACCATGTTGGCTTGCCTGGTTGCCCGCGACCGAGCGAGACGGTGAGTTCTGGGCTTCTGGCGGCTTCCCGTGCAAGCTACCCACCCACAACCTACAAATTTCCCACCTGTCTTCTTCCACGCATCATTCCATCACCCTACAAACTCCGCGCGCGTGCAGCCATGGCCAGGGTATTCGCCTACAACCCGAGGAAGCGAGGGCGGGGGGAGAGCTCGGAGCCGTGGAGGCAGCTGGCGCGGACGGCGCCCGGCACCCTCCTGCGCGTAGCCACCTCGGAGTGGGAAGGAGTCAGCAAGTGCCTCAAATCCACGCACCGGAGGCTCCGCGGCTACAGCGTCGCCGACATGCTCCGGGAGAGAGACGCCGGGAACCGGCCCCCAACCCCACGCGGCCGGACCGTCGACGCCTCCCACCGCAAGGTCAAGCGCCTCGTCGCGCTCCACGACGCGGCCGGCCACGTCCTCGCGCTCTGCGCCACGCTCCTCGGCCTGCGGCCGCTGCGGGGGCGCAACACCGACGCCGGGGCGCGGTGGCGTGCGTGGGaggagcgccgcgccgcggcggtcGGCCACGCCGCCGAGGCGTTGCGGGGGCTGCGGTCCGCGCTGACGGACCTCACGGCGACCGTGCGTATCCTCCACGTGGTCTCTGGGAAACCGCCGGGGTTTCGGGCGAGGGCGGCGTGGGCGTCGGAGGCGGACCGGCTCGTGCGCCGCGCCACGGACGAGGTCGTCGCGGCGCGGCACGCGTTGCAGCGGATGCGTCGTGCCGTCGTGCTGGAGTTCTTCGACGCCTGGGCCGTCCTAGGCGCAAGCGGCTAGGCGCGCGGCCGCTCGACGGAGGGCGCAACTGCGCCGTGCGCGTGCGCAGCCTATCACGAATTCACGATGTCGATAACTCAGTTCATCCCTAGACATCATGCATTTTTTTGCAGAGCTGCTTTGCTCGCCTACTTGAGACTCCCCTGTCTGAAAATGATCAGTCATGTCCCCTCATCTAAAAAATATTCAGTAATGCCCAATCGGTGAAATAGTTGGAGCCAAGTTAACTCCAGTTATTTGTTCAGTAATGTTGACTTTTTTCTGTCCTTTGTTGCAATTTGCAGCATCAAAGACTATCTGATTCTTTAGCTTCTCTACTGAAATTTTTCATGTCAGTCCTGTTCTTCTGTGACACGTCCGTTCCTGTATGCAAGACACTTCCTGAATATATGACTTTGCAGGATCATGACTTACTGTGACGCTGAATGATTCCATAAGTCTGAGTTTTTCTGAATTACGATCACCATCTGTGAACGCTTTGTGACCCCTCCCCCTAGTCAGTGTCACACCTGCTGTAAACTTTCCAGCCATTTTGATTTCTAGGACTTTGATTCCACATGAACACATGAATTCTGGCGCAAGCTActctgaaatttttttattagaTGATTTTCAGATGTGTTGTCTGCCATACATGCACTGACGGCCATACAACAAGTCCTCAAATCCACTCACCGGGTCAGTTTATACACGTTGAGCAAATTTTGTCAGTAACAGTACACAGTGAGCTACTGAGCATGTGACCATATGAGGGGGTTAatttgctaagtaggatcttGATTCTGTGCTGGCTGCCACATGCTTCATGTGTGGAGAACTCTGCTCTGAACTTTTGATCGATCAATTTTCCGTGTGTTCGGAACAGACAAGACGACGGTGATAGGCGCATCACTAGCTGGGTTGCTAACAGTCTCGGCAGCTCTGAACCATCTGCCTCACCAAAAGACTGAATTGGTAATAGGCGCATGCGCATCAAACTGACGTTCAACTAACTTAATGACACCGTGTATACTGCATTGTTATTAGCTCAGATTTGCTGCATTATTAACCACGCAAGTGTGGGGCTGTGGGTTCGTAATGGTCGTGCTGATAATTCTAGCCAGCACTTGCGCAATTGATCTTGGCTAAGTACCTGCGCCTTGTTGACCTTACAAGCTCCGTGCTGCACCCCCTGCTGAACTTATTGTTTGTAGAGCTTGCATAAAGCTTATGAGTGAATGAAGTTGGTGCAGATCTGAAGATGCGAGCACTAGCAGTAGGTAGCTAGTGCAGTGGCAGATCAAGAGGCAGCTCGGATCAACCAAAAAGTATGCATCAACCAAAATTCATATCATGGCACCAGTCCAGTACCAGCAGGAGGAGCTGATCATCAAGACGTTCAGCAGCAGGAGCTACGGCAGACGCACGCGACCAGTTACCAATTAAGCACTCGGATTATCCTTGCAGAACTACAACTACCTACCAACACACGTCGTCTCAGACTCtcaccgtgtgtttggttgcgggaTCAGTGGTTTGGGTTGGCTCCAACCCTCATTTTGAGAACGGAGCCAACCCATCTATTGTTTGGTTTGTAGATCTGATTTTGGGATGGAGTCAACCCATCACATGTTTGGTTGAGGGAATTGGAATACGGGTTGGATGGCAACACTAACGGAGttagtgggccccacatgtcagactcctctctccatctcctctctctccactcgcctcgtcccgccgccgccggcgtgccccgtcccgccgccgccggccccctcgccaccgccgccggatccgcgcgcaccggccctccaccgccgcgggcgagctcggccgccgccggcctcggccGCCACGGACGCGCTCCGCCCGCGGGCGAGCTCCGTAGCAGCGGGCACGGGCAGCCGCgggcgagctcggccgccgcgggcgagctccgccgccgcgggcgcgggccgccgcgggcgcgggccgccgcgggcgagctccgccgccgcgggcgcgggccgccgcgggcgagctccgccgcgggcgaGCTCAACCGCCACGGACGCACTCCGCCAGCGGGCGACGAGGACAGGCGGTGCGGGTCGGAGGCGGCCGCGCGCGACGAGGATGGGCGGCGCGGGTCGGAGGCgaatcggcggcgggcggcgcggcatgaggcggtggaggcggcgggcggcgggtgcTGACGGAGCTCACGGACGGGAGGGGGTTCACTCCGTCCGCCATTTTCTGAGGAACGGGGTTTACCCGCACCTAGAAGGAATATTCTCCTCTAGAGCCAACCCAACCCTCTACTCTTCCATCCAAACAATCGCGGGGACGGGTCCGCTCCGACCCTTCTCGTCCCGCTCTTCAAGCAAACATACGGTCAGTTGACACCGCGACAACCTCGCCGGTGGCTGCGATCGGAGCGGCGACCTCCGCCAACCACGCGGCCTCGAGCGCCGACCACGCCAGGGATGCCCGGAAAGGCCAGCAGCACGTCGGCGGCGCCCAGGTGGCCGCGGCACGTGGCCACGCCGCTGAGGCGCCGACCGCGTCCTCGGTGCGCACTCTGGCGTCCTGGGAGCTTGGCGACAGAGAGGGCCAGGGCGAGGCCGTCTTCGTCGTCGTCGCGGGGGCCCAAGTCGATGGACCGTGGCGGCGCCACCGGGCTGGGCCCGCCTCTGCGGAGCGCAACGAGCTCGAGGCATGGCGAGTTGGCGACGAGCCGACGATCGAGCGAGGAAGAAGGGGTATAATTTGCATTCCTAATATCGACCGTACGATC
This genomic interval carries:
- the LOC120675941 gene encoding uncharacterized protein LOC120675941, with translation MEVEVEFTWKGLFQRRLVLAARHCDRVHGLLFGAIEVVDADLRTWRRHEGPCAEEAQGALEGASAELGLALASMGAARHLALRGGAPCPSAPLDSVDDLAGDPGVWCALERLEKAAGIATRVHDGLEGARGHLRAAALLAALDGVGGGGGGGDSTAPWEQSPCFAEQLNGAMELGEAMLKAGELVAETAVAREAAFGFIGGAK